A genomic segment from Luteolibacter ambystomatis encodes:
- a CDS encoding RNA recognition motif domain-containing protein: protein MDIYVGNLPYTATEEDITGLFASYGPVDRVKIITDRETGRSKGFAFVTLGDQSQIEAAVEALNGYDLQGRVLRVNASEPKENKGFGGGGGGYKGGGGGGYKGGGGGGYKGGGGGGYGGGGGGGYGERRGGGGGGYKGGGGGGYKDGGGGGYNGGGGGGGYKGGGGGWD from the coding sequence ATGGACATCTACGTGGGCAACCTGCCCTACACCGCGACGGAAGAAGACATCACTGGTCTCTTCGCCTCGTATGGCCCGGTTGATCGGGTCAAAATCATCACCGACCGTGAAACCGGCCGCTCCAAGGGATTCGCATTCGTGACCCTGGGCGACCAGAGCCAGATCGAAGCCGCGGTTGAAGCCCTCAACGGCTACGACCTCCAAGGCCGTGTCCTCCGTGTCAACGCTTCCGAGCCTAAGGAAAACAAAGGCTTCGGTGGTGGTGGCGGTGGCTACAAGGGCGGTGGCGGCGGTGGCTACAAAGGTGGCGGCGGTGGCGGCTACAAAGGTGGCGGCGGCGGTGGCTACGGTGGTGGCGGCGGCGGCGGTTACGGCGAACGCCGTGGCGGTGGCGGCGGCGGCTACAAGGGTGGTGGCGGCGGCGGCTACAAAGATGGCGGCGGTGGCGGCTACAACGGTGGCGGCGGCGGCGGCGGCTACAAAGGTGGCGGCGGCGGCTGGGATTGA
- a CDS encoding HAD family hydrolase, translated as MAALWLFDIDGTLVDTGGAGMRALQEAATECFGGEGPPLDLAGSTDLGVIHGILDHFGLEPQSERIDSFFRTYLERLEWNLTHGGYPGRVLPGVVPLLERLHADDSVHLGLLTGNIAGGAAAKMRHYGLDHFFPFGAYGCDHADRNLLGPVAADRASKHAGRGFTPDEIVVVGDTPKDIACAKALGAPCIAVATGKFTADELRACGADRVVKTLEEV; from the coding sequence ATGGCCGCACTCTGGTTGTTCGATATCGATGGCACCCTCGTCGACACCGGTGGCGCGGGAATGCGTGCCCTGCAGGAGGCCGCCACCGAATGCTTCGGCGGCGAAGGACCTCCACTCGATCTGGCCGGCAGCACCGATCTGGGCGTGATCCATGGAATCCTGGATCATTTCGGCCTCGAGCCGCAAAGCGAGCGGATCGACTCCTTCTTCCGTACTTATCTGGAGCGGCTCGAGTGGAACCTCACCCATGGCGGCTATCCCGGACGGGTCCTGCCCGGCGTGGTGCCGCTTCTCGAACGCCTCCATGCGGATGACTCGGTGCATCTCGGCCTGCTGACCGGCAATATCGCCGGCGGTGCCGCCGCAAAGATGCGCCACTACGGCCTCGACCATTTCTTCCCTTTCGGCGCCTACGGTTGCGATCATGCCGACCGCAACCTCCTCGGTCCGGTCGCCGCGGACCGCGCCTCCAAGCATGCCGGGCGTGGTTTCACACCGGATGAAATCGTGGTGGTCGGCGATACGCCGAAAGACATCGCCTGCGCAAAAGCGCTGGGTGCTCCCTGCATCGCCGTCGCGACGGGCAAGTTCACCGCCGATGAACTGCGCGCCTGTGGGGCTGACCGGGTGGTGAAGACGCTGGAGGAAGTATAA
- the infC gene encoding translation initiation factor IF-3 — protein MTRINDRIRAPRVRVVMANGDQLGVMSSREALAKAQSLGLDLVEIAAQADPPVCKIVDYGKYKYEQAKLKKNQKSKNASRMKEVKFRVGTGTHDYNIKMGRAEGFLDTGHKVRFILQFRGRENAHKDLGFVVMKKIVEDLKQMGQVDQEARLNGRAIGMTLSPLPAHQRKRKFHLFHGELQEEDDFEEDEAEDFDESVGDDDESDAEESVASGESES, from the coding sequence ATGACGCGGATCAACGACCGAATCCGCGCCCCGCGCGTCCGCGTCGTCATGGCGAACGGGGACCAGCTCGGCGTGATGAGTTCACGCGAAGCCCTCGCCAAAGCCCAGTCGCTCGGCCTCGACCTCGTCGAGATTGCCGCGCAGGCCGATCCGCCGGTCTGCAAGATTGTCGACTACGGCAAGTACAAGTACGAGCAGGCGAAGCTGAAGAAGAACCAGAAGTCGAAGAACGCCAGCCGTATGAAGGAAGTGAAATTCCGCGTCGGCACGGGCACCCACGACTACAACATCAAGATGGGCCGCGCCGAGGGCTTCCTCGACACGGGCCACAAGGTTCGCTTCATCCTCCAGTTCCGTGGCCGTGAAAACGCCCACAAGGATCTCGGCTTCGTGGTGATGAAGAAGATCGTCGAGGACCTCAAGCAGATGGGCCAGGTCGACCAGGAAGCGCGCCTCAACGGTCGCGCCATCGGCATGACCCTGTCCCCGTTGCCCGCCCACCAGCGGAAGCGGAAGTTCCACCTCTTCCACGGCGAGCTGCAGGAAGAAGACGACTTCGAAGAAGACGAAGCGGAAGACTTCGACGAAAGTGTCGGTGACGACGATGAGTCGGATGCGGAAGAATCCGTGGCCTCCGGCGAGTCCGAGTCCTGA
- the hisF gene encoding imidazole glycerol phosphate synthase subunit HisF codes for MLAKRIIPCLDVTDGRVVKGVNFVDLIDAGDPVEAAMAYNAQQADELVFLDITASSDNRGTMVDVVRRTAAHCFIPLTVGGGIRSVENMHEMLMAGADKVGVNTSAVKNPDLVDAGAKAFGSQCIVVAIDAKREGPGKWGVYTHGGRTPVGLDAVEWAKEVWRRGAGEILLTSMDADGTQAGYDLGLTAAVSEAVGIPVIASGGAGNLDHMVEVLEQGKADAVLAASIFHFGKHTVGEAKRHFAKHGIPVRPPFGAASA; via the coding sequence GTGCTCGCGAAACGCATCATTCCCTGTCTGGACGTGACCGATGGCCGGGTGGTCAAAGGCGTCAATTTCGTCGACCTGATCGACGCCGGCGATCCCGTGGAGGCCGCCATGGCCTACAATGCCCAACAGGCGGACGAGCTGGTCTTTCTCGATATCACCGCTTCATCCGACAATCGCGGCACGATGGTGGACGTGGTCCGCCGCACCGCCGCGCATTGTTTCATTCCGCTCACCGTCGGCGGCGGCATCCGCAGCGTGGAAAACATGCACGAGATGCTCATGGCCGGAGCGGACAAGGTGGGGGTGAATACCTCCGCAGTGAAGAACCCCGACCTGGTGGACGCTGGCGCCAAAGCCTTCGGCAGCCAATGCATCGTGGTAGCCATCGATGCCAAGCGCGAAGGCCCCGGCAAATGGGGCGTCTATACCCACGGCGGCCGCACTCCGGTAGGCCTGGATGCGGTAGAGTGGGCGAAGGAAGTCTGGCGCCGGGGAGCGGGTGAAATCCTGCTCACCAGCATGGACGCGGATGGCACCCAGGCGGGTTACGATCTCGGTCTCACGGCTGCCGTTTCGGAGGCCGTGGGCATCCCCGTGATCGCCAGCGGCGGCGCAGGCAATCTCGACCACATGGTGGAGGTGTTGGAGCAAGGCAAGGCGGATGCGGTGCTGGCGGCGAGCATTTTCCACTTCGGCAAGCACACCGTGGGCGAGGCAAAACGCCATTTCGCCAAACACGGCATCCCGGTCCGCCCCCCGTTTGGAGCTGCAAGTGCTTGA
- the alr gene encoding alanine racemase: MSVSVAASPPRAWAEVDLSALRHNLGVAREACGCHLMPVVKAGAYGHGLEEIARALEGEGIEFFGVANVGEARRIRHAGVKTRIYLLGATWSEERAEIVAQDWTPCLSSINEALHFNELAADAGVRLKVHISVDTGMGRGGFVAADLPGHMAELESLEHLIIEGLGSHLPSADEDREFTLAQFAKFESVLAELGGERFQWRHLSSSAGLLGYDNHACNLVRPGLLLYGVSPLPGFQERLRTVMSLKSRITLVRTLPAGHGVSYGRDYITDRPTKVATIGIGYGDGYTRHLSNKGTEVWIRGQRCPLLGRVSMDQIMVDVTALPEVAEGDEVELFGAHIPVAEIAKKAGTIPWEIFTGITPRVTRVHRS, encoded by the coding sequence GTGAGTGTTTCCGTTGCAGCATCGCCGCCCCGTGCGTGGGCGGAGGTTGATTTGTCCGCCCTTCGTCACAATCTCGGCGTGGCCCGCGAGGCTTGCGGCTGCCATTTGATGCCGGTGGTGAAGGCGGGAGCCTACGGGCACGGATTGGAGGAAATCGCCCGCGCCCTGGAGGGCGAGGGGATCGAATTTTTCGGTGTCGCCAATGTCGGCGAGGCCCGCCGCATCCGCCATGCCGGGGTGAAGACCCGCATCTATCTGCTGGGGGCGACGTGGTCCGAAGAGCGCGCGGAAATCGTGGCGCAGGATTGGACGCCGTGCTTGTCCTCGATCAACGAAGCCCTGCATTTCAACGAACTGGCTGCGGATGCCGGGGTGCGCCTGAAGGTGCATATCTCCGTGGATACCGGCATGGGGCGGGGCGGGTTCGTGGCGGCGGATTTGCCCGGGCATATGGCGGAACTCGAATCGCTGGAGCACCTCATCATCGAGGGCCTGGGTTCGCATCTTCCATCGGCGGATGAGGACCGTGAGTTCACGCTCGCCCAGTTCGCAAAATTCGAGAGCGTGCTTGCGGAACTCGGCGGCGAGCGCTTCCAGTGGCGGCACCTTTCCAGCAGCGCCGGTTTGCTCGGCTATGACAACCACGCATGCAATCTGGTTCGTCCCGGCCTGCTTCTCTACGGAGTCTCGCCACTTCCGGGATTCCAAGAGCGGTTGCGCACCGTGATGTCGCTGAAGTCCCGCATTACGCTGGTCCGCACCCTGCCTGCGGGTCACGGGGTTTCCTACGGCCGCGACTACATCACGGATCGTCCCACCAAAGTTGCCACCATCGGTATTGGCTACGGAGATGGTTATACGCGGCATCTCTCCAACAAAGGCACCGAGGTTTGGATCCGTGGCCAGCGTTGTCCATTGCTGGGACGTGTTTCCATGGACCAGATCATGGTGGATGTCACCGCGCTTCCGGAGGTAGCGGAGGGGGACGAGGTGGAATTGTTCGGCGCACACATCCCGGTCGCCGAGATCGCGAAAAAGGCGGGCACCATTCCATGGGAGATTTTCACCGGCATCACTCCGCGGGTGACACGGGTTCACCGGAGCTGA
- a CDS encoding type B 50S ribosomal protein L31, protein MKKDLHPKYNPVVFVDMTTGARFVTRSTKTSDKKEVIDGVEHSVISMGITSDSHPFFTGQKQFVDTEGRIDKFTKRFGTVRRVGKPKLGA, encoded by the coding sequence ATGAAAAAGGATCTTCATCCCAAATACAATCCGGTCGTGTTCGTTGACATGACGACCGGTGCGCGCTTCGTGACCCGCTCCACCAAGACCTCCGACAAGAAGGAAGTCATCGACGGCGTCGAGCACAGCGTGATCTCGATGGGTATCACCTCCGATTCCCACCCGTTCTTCACCGGTCAGAAGCAGTTCGTCGACACCGAAGGCCGCATCGACAAGTTCACCAAGCGCTTCGGCACTGTCCGCCGCGTCGGCAAGCCGAAGCTCGGCGCCTGA
- a CDS encoding ATP-binding protein: MSISSADYEKLGQFYLGREYDQATKKPTDDLVLYDSKDLVTHGVVLGMTGSGKTGLCLAAIEEAAMDNIPAIIIDPKGDISNLLLTFPNLAPEDFRPWINEDDAAKKGVSPDEYAAQTAEMWKKGLADWGQAPERIQQLRDKVDITLFTPGSKAGIPVSILASLEAPPEEVTEDAEIYGERVESTVLSLLSLVGVDADPIQSPEAVLLAAIFQNEWKNGRNVTLEGLIALIQKPGFAKVGVIDLETFFPQKNRQALALKFNNLIASPGFASWLEGPPLDIGKMLRTDSGKPRLSIFSIAHLGDAERMFFVSLLLNQTLAWMRTQNGTTSLRALLYMDEIYGYLPPTANPPSKKPLMTLLKQGRAFGLGCLLATQNPVDLDYKALSNIGTWFLGRLQTERDKLRVLDGLEGAAGSQNVKFNRDEMEKLLSALGNRVFLMNNVHEDHPVLLQVRWAMSYLTGPLTRAQIKTLMDPRRAEFTDAGSTSATPAVPDNPMAAPRPASDASSNRPAVGMGVVEKFAPPAREEDGMVYRPNLLKVGVVHFTTTGGDYARSVRRLNELTETGPSTTPLPPPLKPENLGGDPASGVGFAPLPGYAMNAANYKTVEKDFADELYRNERLDIFTCDSPKGESKPGEQEADFRQRLALETREARDAAVEKIRQDAAKKVAAQESKRTTAEGQLAKQKAESQSASMQAGVSVLGGILGAVLGRKSGITSIARSGTSAFGKATGAYKQHQDVANAEAKLDSIQADIDAINQSVADQIAALDQSFTPEGLKLDTKSLKPAKTDVKVQSIALLWLPYDERGDRAW, encoded by the coding sequence ATGAGCATCTCTTCCGCGGACTACGAGAAACTCGGACAATTCTACCTTGGTCGCGAATACGACCAAGCCACCAAAAAACCCACGGACGATCTCGTCCTCTACGATTCGAAGGACCTCGTCACCCATGGCGTGGTCCTCGGCATGACCGGCTCGGGCAAGACCGGTCTCTGCCTCGCCGCCATCGAGGAGGCGGCGATGGACAATATCCCGGCCATCATCATCGATCCCAAGGGCGACATTTCCAATCTCCTGCTGACCTTCCCGAACCTCGCTCCGGAGGACTTCCGTCCTTGGATCAATGAGGATGATGCGGCGAAAAAAGGCGTCTCGCCCGATGAATACGCCGCCCAGACGGCGGAGATGTGGAAGAAGGGCCTCGCCGATTGGGGACAGGCTCCGGAGCGCATCCAGCAGCTCCGCGACAAGGTGGACATCACCCTCTTCACGCCAGGCAGCAAGGCCGGCATTCCCGTATCCATCCTCGCCTCTCTCGAAGCCCCTCCGGAGGAAGTCACCGAGGATGCGGAAATCTATGGAGAGCGGGTGGAGAGCACCGTGCTTTCACTGCTCTCGCTCGTCGGCGTGGATGCGGATCCGATCCAGAGCCCGGAGGCGGTGTTGCTCGCCGCCATCTTCCAGAACGAATGGAAGAACGGCCGCAATGTCACTCTGGAAGGCCTCATCGCGCTGATCCAGAAGCCCGGCTTCGCCAAAGTCGGCGTGATCGATCTGGAAACCTTCTTCCCGCAAAAAAACCGCCAGGCACTCGCCCTCAAGTTCAACAACCTGATCGCCTCTCCCGGTTTCGCCAGTTGGCTGGAAGGCCCGCCGCTCGACATCGGAAAAATGCTCCGCACCGACAGTGGCAAACCACGGCTCTCCATCTTCTCCATTGCTCATCTCGGCGATGCGGAGCGCATGTTCTTCGTGAGCCTGCTGCTCAACCAGACGCTCGCATGGATGCGCACGCAGAATGGCACCACCTCGCTGCGCGCGCTTCTCTACATGGATGAGATCTACGGCTATCTGCCGCCGACGGCGAACCCGCCATCGAAGAAGCCGCTGATGACTTTGCTCAAACAAGGCCGCGCCTTCGGTCTCGGCTGCCTGCTCGCCACCCAGAACCCGGTGGATCTCGACTACAAGGCGCTCTCGAACATCGGCACCTGGTTTCTCGGCCGCTTGCAAACCGAGCGCGACAAGCTGCGTGTGCTCGATGGACTCGAGGGCGCCGCCGGCAGCCAGAACGTGAAGTTCAACCGCGATGAAATGGAGAAACTCCTCTCCGCCCTCGGCAACCGCGTGTTCCTGATGAACAACGTCCACGAGGATCATCCCGTACTGCTCCAGGTCCGCTGGGCCATGAGCTATCTAACAGGTCCGCTCACCCGCGCACAGATCAAGACGCTGATGGACCCGCGTCGCGCCGAGTTTACGGATGCCGGCAGCACCTCCGCCACACCCGCAGTCCCGGACAATCCGATGGCCGCGCCCCGTCCGGCCTCGGATGCCTCTTCGAACCGTCCTGCAGTCGGCATGGGCGTGGTGGAGAAATTCGCACCGCCTGCCCGTGAGGAGGACGGCATGGTCTATCGGCCGAACCTGCTCAAGGTTGGCGTGGTTCATTTCACCACCACGGGAGGCGACTATGCCCGCTCAGTACGGCGGCTCAACGAACTGACCGAGACCGGACCGTCCACCACACCACTGCCTCCGCCATTGAAACCCGAGAACCTCGGCGGCGATCCCGCTTCCGGCGTCGGCTTCGCGCCGCTGCCCGGCTATGCCATGAATGCAGCGAACTACAAGACGGTGGAGAAGGACTTCGCCGACGAGCTCTACCGCAACGAGCGACTCGACATCTTCACTTGTGATTCTCCGAAGGGAGAATCGAAGCCCGGAGAACAAGAAGCCGATTTCCGCCAGCGGCTCGCGCTTGAAACCCGTGAAGCCCGTGACGCCGCAGTCGAAAAAATCCGCCAGGACGCTGCAAAAAAAGTCGCCGCTCAGGAGAGCAAGCGGACCACTGCGGAGGGCCAGCTCGCCAAACAGAAAGCCGAATCCCAGTCCGCCTCGATGCAGGCCGGCGTCTCCGTGCTCGGCGGCATCCTTGGTGCGGTGCTGGGTCGCAAGAGCGGCATCACCAGCATCGCCCGCAGCGGCACCTCCGCCTTCGGCAAAGCCACCGGTGCCTACAAGCAGCATCAGGACGTGGCCAATGCGGAGGCCAAGCTCGACAGCATCCAGGCTGACATCGACGCGATCAACCAATCCGTGGCCGACCAGATCGCCGCGCTGGATCAGAGCTTCACTCCGGAAGGCCTCAAGCTGGACACCAAGTCCCTGAAACCCGCCAAAACCGACGTCAAGGTGCAGTCAATCGCGCTGCTGTGGCTGCCCTACGACGAGCGCGGCGACCGGGCCTGGTAA
- a CDS encoding KpsF/GutQ family sugar-phosphate isomerase, whose protein sequence is MDAIEKARRVIRIETDSLERLASRLDEGFTRAVTLLKDTLDQRGKIVVIGVGKSGNIGHKIAATLNSTGATAVVLNSQNALHGDLGLISDGDAVVALSYSGETRELLDLLPFIKRFDVRLIALTGKPSSTLSEFSDVTLDTSVEREACPLNLAPTSSSTAMLVMGDALAMVLLEARGFTEDDFARFHPGGTLGRALLTKVSDIMRSGSELATVPENATVREALLAMSAARSGACLILQPDGGLAGIFTHGDFARCFQQDAHIADRPVAEFMTRRPISVQAESLAAEAVKTIGHNRVDDVIVLDAQNRPVGLIDSQDLARLKIV, encoded by the coding sequence ATGGACGCGATTGAAAAAGCCCGCCGGGTGATCCGGATCGAAACCGACTCGCTGGAGCGGCTGGCCAGCCGGCTCGACGAGGGCTTCACCCGCGCCGTAACCCTGCTCAAGGACACCCTCGACCAGCGTGGTAAAATCGTCGTCATCGGCGTCGGCAAATCCGGCAACATCGGCCACAAGATCGCCGCCACCCTGAACTCCACCGGTGCCACCGCCGTGGTCCTCAATTCCCAGAACGCCCTCCACGGCGATCTCGGCCTGATTTCCGATGGCGATGCCGTGGTCGCTCTCTCCTACTCCGGTGAAACCCGCGAGCTGCTGGACCTGCTGCCCTTCATCAAGCGCTTCGATGTGCGCTTGATCGCCCTCACCGGCAAGCCCTCCTCCACGCTTTCCGAGTTCAGTGATGTCACGCTCGATACCTCCGTGGAACGCGAGGCCTGTCCGCTGAATCTCGCTCCCACTTCTTCCTCCACCGCCATGCTGGTGATGGGAGATGCGCTCGCGATGGTGCTCCTGGAGGCCCGTGGCTTCACCGAGGACGACTTCGCCCGCTTTCATCCCGGAGGAACCCTCGGCCGCGCCCTGTTGACGAAAGTCTCAGACATCATGCGCAGCGGCAGCGAACTGGCCACGGTGCCGGAGAACGCCACCGTTCGCGAAGCCCTGCTCGCCATGTCCGCCGCCCGTTCCGGAGCTTGCTTGATTCTTCAGCCGGATGGCGGCTTGGCCGGCATCTTCACCCACGGCGACTTCGCCCGCTGCTTCCAGCAGGACGCCCACATCGCCGACCGTCCGGTGGCGGAGTTCATGACCCGCAGGCCGATCAGCGTGCAGGCCGAATCGCTGGCGGCGGAGGCCGTGAAAACCATCGGCCACAACCGCGTGGACGACGTGATCGTGCTGGATGCCCAAAACCGTCCGGTGGGCCTCATCGACAGTCAGGACCTGGCCCGGTTGAAGATTGTCTGA
- a CDS encoding HD domain-containing protein has protein sequence MKSRFLMWCIAAGADGESAGLLWLDLGSRYSEPHRHYHTLDHIEASLAHLDEVEVNPAVEGAIWFHDVVYDPTRDDNEAQSAAFFLETTRPWIDPSFAERVHRLILATDFRVAREDDPDEWLMTDIDLAILAAEASEYDAYAKAIRQEYAHVPDEEFRRGRLAVMQRFLEEPVYRSEAFRSREETARENIRRELAALAGG, from the coding sequence ATGAAAAGCCGATTCCTGATGTGGTGCATCGCCGCGGGTGCCGATGGCGAGTCCGCAGGGTTGTTGTGGCTCGATCTCGGCAGCCGCTACAGCGAGCCGCACCGCCACTACCACACGCTCGACCACATCGAAGCTTCACTGGCTCATCTGGATGAAGTGGAAGTCAATCCGGCGGTAGAGGGGGCGATCTGGTTTCACGATGTGGTCTATGATCCCACCCGCGATGACAACGAGGCACAAAGCGCGGCCTTCTTTCTGGAGACGACCCGGCCGTGGATCGATCCGTCCTTCGCCGAACGGGTCCATCGCCTGATTCTTGCCACCGATTTCCGCGTCGCGCGGGAAGATGATCCGGATGAATGGCTGATGACGGACATCGATCTCGCGATTCTCGCGGCGGAGGCTTCGGAATACGACGCCTATGCGAAGGCGATTCGTCAGGAATACGCACATGTGCCGGATGAGGAATTCCGGCGCGGGCGGCTGGCTGTGATGCAGCGGTTCCTGGAAGAGCCGGTGTATCGCAGCGAGGCGTTCCGCTCCCGGGAAGAAACCGCGCGGGAAAACATCCGCCGTGAGTTGGCGGCGTTGGCGGGCGGATAG